One genomic segment of Effusibacillus lacus includes these proteins:
- the queG gene encoding tRNA epoxyqueuosine(34) reductase QueG, whose protein sequence is MYSPMEPAALSLQQAAEERGFTVGWAPVDLPPSVLNRYHQWIVNGRQAGMGQLARNVEVRLAPRTRLAWARSVLVLAASHAFPDPGKPRGGMRIGRVGRVFWIREQDYIQRRVQPHLEELKEICHHLGGRCRDYVEQGPLSFRSYGELAGLGWIGRNGMLIHPQRGSFFTLAVLLTSFDVEAAPEHPFRCGHCINCISQCPTGALLEDGVVDANRCVSYWTTQHLDLIPVEVWEGMGRWVAGCDECQDVCPWTPKERKFWEGYEPDPELAYPDLSDFLTLSTQHFLNKYAQSAFERVGRPRMARNALIVLANTRDSSYLPLVRQGCVDPSPLVRATTARALVRIGGRKEVERLLSDPEPLVCEEARQALEYE, encoded by the coding sequence GTGTATAGTCCCATGGAGCCTGCTGCTTTGTCGTTGCAACAGGCTGCGGAAGAGAGAGGATTTACTGTTGGATGGGCACCAGTCGATTTACCCCCCTCCGTTTTAAACCGGTATCACCAATGGATTGTGAACGGACGACAGGCAGGCATGGGGCAACTCGCACGAAATGTTGAAGTTCGTCTTGCCCCTCGAACGAGATTGGCTTGGGCTCGCAGTGTCCTTGTTCTGGCGGCTTCCCACGCCTTTCCCGATCCTGGGAAGCCTCGTGGTGGCATGCGCATCGGGCGGGTGGGTCGAGTTTTTTGGATACGTGAACAAGATTACATTCAACGACGGGTACAACCCCATCTGGAAGAACTGAAAGAGATTTGTCACCACTTGGGCGGGCGTTGCCGGGATTATGTTGAGCAGGGTCCTCTTTCTTTCAGAAGTTACGGGGAGTTGGCCGGATTGGGGTGGATCGGTCGAAACGGGATGCTCATTCATCCGCAGAGAGGGTCGTTCTTTACGTTGGCAGTATTGCTCACGAGTTTTGATGTGGAGGCTGCACCGGAACATCCGTTTCGGTGCGGCCACTGTATAAATTGCATCTCCCAGTGTCCGACAGGGGCTTTACTTGAAGATGGAGTAGTCGATGCCAATCGTTGCGTTTCCTATTGGACAACTCAACATTTGGATCTGATCCCCGTCGAGGTGTGGGAAGGTATGGGTAGGTGGGTGGCAGGTTGTGATGAATGTCAGGACGTGTGCCCATGGACTCCGAAAGAGCGGAAGTTTTGGGAAGGGTATGAACCGGATCCGGAGTTAGCTTATCCTGACCTGTCCGATTTTCTGACGTTGTCAACCCAGCATTTTTTAAATAAGTATGCGCAGAGCGCTTTTGAACGGGTAGGCCGCCCCAGAATGGCTCGCAACGCCCTGATTGTGCTGGCCAACACCCGGGATTCAAGTTACCTGCCCCTTGTCCGGCAGGGATGCGTTGACCCAAGTCCTTTGGTCCGTGCTACTACCGCTCGGGCGCTTGTTCGGATCGGAGGAAGGAAAGAGGTAGAACGGCTATTGTCAGACCCTGAGCCATTGGTTTGTGAAGAGGCTCGCCAAGCCCTCGAATACGAGTGA
- a CDS encoding EAL domain-containing protein produces MQQGLEQKDRKPMLLFNMLYNESLELAAQPIVNLDSGKVEAVEILSRFPDNQLLPDEMFRLARAYGILDQLTLLSCKKLTQTIHTLKPFVPKGVFFNVEADVSEATLQQVMKIFDFANETTVVLEVTEHQRAVFPWPNFVDREGFEVAMDDLGKGNSNLVELLSIKPHYIKICMEIVADLHKCSTKSIIIEAFKRIGDSLDSQVIAEGIETAEDLKQLREAGIKYGQGYYFSPPRNLKEVPVKEWEEGFKHKILYK; encoded by the coding sequence ATGCAGCAAGGGCTTGAGCAGAAGGACAGAAAACCGATGTTGTTGTTCAATATGCTGTATAACGAGTCTCTCGAACTGGCGGCTCAGCCAATCGTCAATCTCGATTCGGGAAAGGTGGAAGCGGTTGAGATTCTCAGCCGATTTCCCGACAACCAGCTCCTGCCGGATGAAATGTTCCGCTTGGCCCGTGCTTACGGAATTCTTGACCAGCTCACGCTTCTATCCTGCAAGAAACTGACCCAGACGATCCATACACTCAAACCGTTCGTGCCCAAAGGGGTGTTCTTCAACGTGGAGGCGGACGTTTCAGAAGCGACTCTGCAGCAAGTGATGAAGATTTTTGATTTTGCCAATGAAACAACAGTTGTTCTGGAGGTTACCGAACACCAGCGGGCCGTTTTTCCATGGCCAAACTTTGTTGACAGGGAAGGATTCGAAGTGGCCATGGACGATCTGGGAAAGGGCAACTCCAACCTTGTTGAATTGCTTTCCATCAAGCCTCACTATATCAAGATCTGCATGGAAATCGTGGCCGATCTTCACAAGTGCAGTACCAAATCAATCATCATTGAGGCTTTCAAGCGCATCGGCGACTCGCTAGACTCGCAGGTGATTGCGGAAGGAATCGAAACGGCGGAGGATCTTAAGCAGCTCCGGGAAGCGGGGATCAAATACGGGCAGGGCTATTACTTTTCTCCTCCCCGGAATCTAAAGGAGGTTCCGGTAAAAGAATGGGAAGAGGGCTTCAAACACAAGATCTTATATAAATAA
- a CDS encoding alcohol dehydrogenase — protein sequence MKAVVYYGPRDVRVDTVENPRIQAEHEILVKVRATSICGSDLHIYRGTLDGIMERAKSRLGHELSGEVVEVGKAVGNYKPGDRVTMAYSASCGECYLCRVGQTAHCTTTNKAVYGFGNAFGDLNGTQAEYMVIPYADAHAVRVDGALTDEQVLTLSCNLPSALIANRLADVHLGESVAVVGLGPTGIMSLELALHRGPGRVYAFDPVSHRTDYVKQRYGVEVVNPNDPGAIDLIRQETGGHGVDKVIEIVGTPESLQLSLDLVRPGGSIAAIGVFTSNSFNLNLADVFLRDLTVHMNGFANVQPYMWESHRLLVEGVIDPRPLFTHQFPLEQAGEAYRVFAEKSDGAMKVLIRP from the coding sequence ATGAAAGCCGTTGTCTATTATGGACCCCGAGACGTGCGGGTCGATACTGTGGAAAACCCGCGCATTCAGGCTGAACACGAGATACTGGTGAAAGTGCGTGCCACGTCAATCTGTGGATCGGATTTGCACATCTATCGTGGAACGCTGGACGGAATTATGGAGCGGGCAAAATCACGCCTTGGGCACGAGCTTTCCGGCGAAGTGGTCGAAGTGGGCAAAGCGGTAGGCAACTATAAGCCGGGTGATCGGGTAACCATGGCCTATTCGGCCTCCTGCGGCGAGTGTTACTTGTGTCGGGTAGGCCAGACGGCCCATTGTACTACCACCAATAAAGCGGTGTATGGCTTTGGAAACGCTTTTGGAGACTTGAACGGCACGCAAGCCGAGTATATGGTGATTCCTTACGCCGATGCGCATGCTGTGAGAGTGGACGGAGCGTTGACCGACGAACAGGTGCTCACGCTATCATGCAATTTGCCTTCTGCCCTTATAGCGAATCGCTTGGCGGATGTGCATCTTGGCGAATCGGTGGCCGTCGTTGGATTGGGTCCTACCGGGATCATGTCGCTGGAATTGGCTCTCCACCGCGGTCCAGGTCGGGTGTATGCTTTTGATCCGGTATCCCATCGAACAGATTATGTGAAACAACGGTACGGGGTTGAGGTGGTTAATCCAAACGATCCTGGGGCAATCGACCTGATTCGCCAAGAAACGGGAGGGCATGGGGTCGACAAAGTAATTGAGATTGTTGGCACACCGGAAAGCCTCCAACTTTCCCTTGACCTCGTACGCCCCGGGGGATCGATAGCTGCGATCGGGGTGTTCACCAGCAATTCTTTTAATCTAAATCTAGCCGATGTCTTTCTGCGAGATTTGACGGTTCACATGAATGGTTTTGCCAACGTTCAGCCATATATGTGGGAATCTCACCGATTGCTGGTGGAGGGGGTGATTGATCCCCGTCCGCTGTTTACTCATCAATTTCCCCTTGAACAGGCGGGAGAAGCGTATCGGGTATTTGCAGAGAAATCGGATGGAGCGATGAAGGTTTTGATCCGGCCTTGA
- a CDS encoding GntR family transcriptional regulator codes for MVQIPTTRSEWVYERLKEAILSGKIAPEERIVVDQIAREFGTSAIPVREAIRRLEAEGWVENKPFVGARVAPVRIEELEELLSIRLALEPILARTAVLGATNETIDRLEQLVEEMDKCIDHNDTVQYSRLNYEFHRLLYELSPWKELFRIVISVWERSARSRWIFVQTPDSMLASQQEHRAMMEAFRNRDAKELERQMRLQKERSFDLYMSYIKNKMNECASEDS; via the coding sequence ATGGTACAGATCCCGACAACTCGTTCGGAGTGGGTATATGAAAGACTAAAGGAAGCAATCCTTTCCGGGAAGATTGCTCCAGAAGAGCGTATTGTGGTTGATCAGATTGCACGGGAATTTGGCACCAGTGCGATACCGGTACGAGAAGCAATTCGTCGGTTAGAGGCCGAAGGTTGGGTTGAGAATAAACCTTTTGTCGGGGCGCGGGTAGCGCCAGTGCGGATCGAAGAATTGGAAGAGCTTTTGTCGATTCGGCTCGCTTTGGAGCCGATTTTGGCACGTACGGCGGTACTAGGAGCCACAAATGAAACAATTGATCGATTGGAACAACTTGTTGAAGAAATGGATAAGTGTATCGATCACAACGATACTGTGCAGTACAGCCGACTGAATTATGAATTTCATCGTTTACTGTACGAACTTTCTCCTTGGAAAGAACTTTTCCGGATCGTAATAAGCGTTTGGGAGCGTTCCGCACGTTCGCGCTGGATTTTTGTTCAGACTCCAGATTCCATGCTTGCCTCCCAGCAAGAACACCGGGCCATGATGGAAGCCTTTCGCAATCGGGATGCGAAGGAGCTTGAACGCCAGATGCGACTGCAAAAGGAGCGATCTTTTGACCTATACATGTCCTATATCAAAAATAAAATGAACGAATGTGCCAGTGAAGATTCGTAA
- a CDS encoding methyl-accepting chemotaxis protein yields MKQKRRYKFSLTKKMVLGIMALATVTYTTSGIFIFVLKDLIAPQMSEVLFVSGTLMLGIIWCGILGYIAAKFITKPLVLLEEAARLAATGDLRQNIQVVKSDDEIRALGLAFNLMLDNLRSIIKNIDENFQRTQAQVHELTNASEVVANSSEIVARTMEEIASGAEQQHKLTNQTAETIQKATELAGKVNECVHESSALSNRMVETLNQGTAIVRSLVAGMQTIAAANQESMEIVNRLEENAKQVGDIIVVVGEIANQTNLLALNASIEAARAGEHGRGFAVVAEEVRKLADQSRTAVEQITELISDMQKEVQEVVSQISRQAEMAAGESEKGEETTHAIQQMSDSVNLVVNSIEEIGRLMNQQIQTMEETIEQARNVSKIAQETSAGSRQISSSIQDQTASMEEIAASANILRESSEDLRQQISTFKA; encoded by the coding sequence TTGAAACAAAAGAGAAGATACAAGTTCAGTTTGACCAAAAAAATGGTCCTGGGAATTATGGCTCTGGCGACTGTTACTTATACCACAAGCGGCATTTTTATATTCGTACTTAAAGATCTGATAGCTCCGCAGATGTCCGAGGTTCTGTTCGTATCCGGAACATTGATGCTCGGGATCATCTGGTGCGGCATTTTGGGGTACATAGCTGCCAAGTTTATTACAAAGCCGCTGGTTTTGCTGGAGGAAGCCGCCCGTTTGGCTGCCACGGGGGATTTGCGGCAAAATATACAAGTGGTGAAATCGGACGATGAGATCCGGGCCTTGGGACTTGCATTCAATTTAATGCTAGACAACCTTCGTTCCATTATCAAGAACATAGACGAGAATTTTCAACGGACACAGGCACAGGTTCACGAGCTTACAAACGCTTCGGAGGTTGTGGCCAACAGTTCGGAAATCGTTGCCCGCACGATGGAGGAAATCGCATCCGGAGCGGAGCAGCAACATAAACTTACAAATCAGACGGCGGAGACGATACAGAAGGCTACGGAACTGGCGGGGAAGGTGAATGAATGCGTTCATGAATCCTCCGCTCTTTCCAACAGAATGGTGGAAACGCTCAATCAAGGAACGGCCATCGTCAGAAGCCTTGTTGCCGGTATGCAAACCATAGCTGCAGCCAACCAGGAGTCGATGGAGATTGTTAACAGGCTGGAGGAAAACGCCAAACAGGTTGGAGATATTATTGTGGTCGTAGGAGAAATCGCGAATCAGACAAACCTGTTGGCCCTTAACGCTTCCATAGAAGCGGCGAGAGCCGGGGAGCATGGCCGGGGATTTGCTGTAGTGGCGGAAGAGGTGCGTAAGCTGGCTGACCAAAGCCGAACCGCAGTGGAACAGATCACCGAATTGATTAGCGATATGCAAAAAGAAGTGCAGGAGGTTGTAAGTCAGATTTCTCGTCAAGCGGAGATGGCAGCAGGCGAATCGGAGAAAGGCGAAGAGACGACGCATGCCATTCAGCAAATGAGTGATTCGGTCAATTTGGTGGTGAATTCCATAGAGGAAATCGGTCGTTTGATGAACCAGCAGATCCAAACCATGGAGGAAACCATCGAACAAGCCCGGAACGTCTCCAAGATTGCGCAGGAAACTTCTGCCGGTTCCCGGCAAATCTCTTCTTCGATCCAGGATCAAACTGCCTCCATGGAAGAGATTGCGGCATCGGCCAATATCTTGCGGGAATCTTCCGAGGATTTAAGGCAGCAAATCTCCACTTTCAAAGCTTAA
- a CDS encoding DUF4097 family beta strand repeat-containing protein: MRKVGTLTSALTLLVLGIILLVDQVAHKPVLSQVLPFWPLIILGLGIELLWSLYSVKKQKVNEEIRIDARSIALLCLVGIFSITLISQQSMQGFVQTSLGSVRDALSDKTVDLPEASFDPKDIQRLEVFSRTGTIKVNKSNSSSIVVKTKVHVRNLNSQQANEEAKNGMPRVTTGSTLRIEVDPSLNATSKITGVDLEILIPVKLALQILTHTGNVTVQDHAGDLVVSTELGRVEVERIKGKAIIADDNGEIVARNIEGDLEVKTKAGTLEVDQVKGKAILENTFGQIRASHIDESLRIFCKNGRIQIDSVQGDVEARIENGPIQAANVKKGLTLSSGTGGITVESEVGGPWMLNSSRGMVSLRIPAGSHIEFAGESNRGLVKGPTKSDSTAEGSKVTEKMGKGTYPVLVRTDDGAITLNANL, encoded by the coding sequence ATGCGCAAAGTTGGAACACTCACAAGCGCTCTCACCCTGCTGGTACTTGGGATCATACTGCTGGTTGACCAGGTGGCGCACAAGCCGGTTTTGTCCCAGGTGCTGCCTTTCTGGCCGCTTATTATTCTGGGGTTGGGTATCGAGCTTTTGTGGAGTCTGTATTCCGTCAAGAAACAAAAAGTGAACGAAGAGATCCGGATCGATGCCCGCAGCATTGCGCTGCTTTGTCTGGTTGGGATTTTCTCCATCACTTTGATTTCCCAGCAAAGTATGCAGGGGTTTGTACAGACAAGTCTGGGCAGCGTCCGGGATGCATTGTCCGACAAGACTGTCGATTTGCCGGAAGCCTCCTTTGACCCGAAAGACATTCAGCGGTTGGAAGTGTTCAGCCGGACGGGTACCATCAAAGTGAACAAATCCAATTCTTCTTCCATCGTGGTTAAGACCAAAGTCCACGTCAGGAACCTGAACTCACAGCAGGCGAACGAAGAAGCGAAGAACGGGATGCCTCGAGTGACCACGGGGTCCACTCTCCGTATTGAAGTGGATCCGTCGCTCAATGCTACTTCGAAAATAACGGGAGTCGATCTGGAAATTCTTATACCTGTTAAGCTGGCCCTCCAGATTCTTACTCATACAGGAAATGTCACCGTTCAGGATCATGCCGGGGATTTGGTTGTAAGCACGGAGTTGGGCAGAGTGGAAGTGGAACGGATCAAAGGCAAAGCCATCATCGCAGATGACAACGGGGAAATTGTCGCCAGAAACATTGAAGGCGATTTGGAAGTGAAAACGAAAGCCGGCACCTTGGAAGTGGATCAAGTGAAGGGGAAAGCGATCCTCGAGAATACTTTCGGCCAAATCCGGGCAAGCCATATTGACGAATCACTGCGTATCTTCTGCAAAAACGGAAGAATCCAGATTGATTCGGTGCAGGGGGATGTGGAAGCGCGAATTGAAAACGGCCCCATTCAGGCGGCGAATGTCAAGAAGGGGTTGACTTTGTCCTCGGGAACCGGAGGCATCACGGTGGAAAGTGAGGTCGGAGGGCCGTGGATGTTGAATTCATCCCGTGGTATGGTATCGCTGCGCATACCTGCAGGATCCCATATTGAGTTTGCCGGTGAATCCAACCGTGGATTGGTAAAGGGACCGACCAAGTCCGATTCAACGGCGGAGGGTTCCAAGGTAACGGAAAAAATGGGGAAAGGCACCTATCCTGTACTCGTCCGTACAGACGATGGGGCCATCACTCTGAACGCAAATCTGTAA
- a CDS encoding fumarate hydratase — MQQFKESMLKLIIDTSTNLPSDVRKAISAARLQEEMGTRSALALSTIGKNIKMAEEAEGPICQDTGMPTFVIHCPVGANQIEMKKAILEAVAEATKLGKLRPNSVDSITGKNSGDNLGPGTPVIHFEQWEKDYIDVRLILKGGGCENKNIQYSLPCELEGLGKAGRDLDGIRKCIMHAVYQAQGQGCSAGFIGVGIGGDRTSGYSLAKEQLFRRVDDVNPNEDLRKLEEYVMENANKLSIGTMGFGGNVSLLGCKIGVMNRLPASFFVSVAYNCWAFRRQGVEIDPATGGISNWIYKENYTETEVQEPSEETGDSRKLVLQAPITEEQIRSLKVGDVVIINGAIHTGRDALHKYLMDNDSPVDLNGGVIYHCGPVMLKDEQGKWHVKAAGPTTSIREEPYQADIIKKFGIRAIIGKGGMGAKTLAGLKEHGAVYLNAIGGAAQYYAQCVKDVEGVDFLEEFGIPEAMWHLQVEGFAAIVTMDAHGNSLHADVERESLKKLADFKEPVFV; from the coding sequence ATGCAACAATTTAAAGAGAGTATGCTCAAGTTAATTATTGACACATCTACCAATCTGCCTTCTGATGTGAGGAAGGCCATTTCCGCAGCGCGACTGCAGGAGGAAATGGGAACCCGGTCTGCGCTGGCCCTGTCTACTATTGGCAAGAACATTAAGATGGCGGAAGAAGCGGAAGGACCTATTTGCCAGGACACTGGTATGCCCACATTCGTAATTCACTGTCCCGTTGGGGCCAATCAAATCGAGATGAAAAAGGCGATTCTCGAAGCGGTGGCGGAAGCGACCAAGCTGGGGAAGCTCCGTCCAAACTCGGTGGATTCGATCACGGGCAAAAATTCAGGCGACAACCTGGGACCTGGAACACCGGTCATTCATTTTGAACAGTGGGAAAAGGACTATATTGACGTACGCCTGATTCTGAAAGGCGGCGGTTGTGAAAACAAAAACATCCAATACTCCCTTCCTTGCGAACTGGAAGGACTTGGGAAAGCGGGACGCGATTTGGACGGCATCCGCAAATGCATTATGCATGCGGTTTACCAGGCACAGGGACAGGGGTGCTCGGCAGGATTTATCGGCGTTGGAATCGGTGGCGACAGGACCTCCGGTTACTCCCTTGCAAAGGAACAATTGTTCCGCAGGGTAGATGATGTGAACCCCAACGAAGACCTACGCAAACTCGAAGAATATGTGATGGAGAACGCCAACAAACTGTCGATTGGCACCATGGGCTTCGGGGGAAATGTATCGCTGCTGGGCTGCAAGATTGGTGTCATGAACCGCCTCCCCGCATCCTTCTTTGTATCTGTAGCTTACAACTGCTGGGCGTTCCGCCGGCAGGGCGTAGAGATCGATCCGGCAACGGGTGGCATCTCCAACTGGATTTATAAAGAGAACTACACGGAAACAGAGGTGCAGGAACCATCCGAAGAAACCGGAGATTCCCGGAAACTGGTTCTGCAGGCGCCAATAACGGAAGAGCAGATCCGCAGCCTGAAAGTGGGCGACGTGGTCATCATTAACGGAGCAATTCATACGGGACGTGACGCGCTGCACAAATATCTGATGGACAATGATTCACCTGTTGACCTGAACGGTGGGGTCATTTACCATTGCGGTCCTGTCATGCTGAAGGACGAACAAGGCAAGTGGCATGTGAAAGCGGCGGGTCCCACCACTTCCATTCGGGAAGAACCGTATCAGGCGGACATCATCAAGAAGTTTGGCATTCGTGCGATCATCGGGAAAGGCGGGATGGGAGCCAAGACATTGGCCGGCCTGAAGGAGCACGGTGCCGTCTATCTGAATGCCATTGGGGGAGCTGCCCAGTATTATGCGCAATGTGTAAAAGACGTGGAAGGTGTCGACTTCCTGGAGGAGTTTGGCATACCGGAAGCAATGTGGCACCTGCAGGTGGAAGGATTTGCGGCCATCGTAACAATGGACGCCCATGGCAATTCCCTGCATGCGGATGTGGAACGGGAATCCCTGAAAAAATTGGCTGATTTCAAAGAACCCGTTTTCGTTTAA
- a CDS encoding DUF350 domain-containing protein: MFTQWPNIMNFLMYLGVTLPILALGIFVFMITTPYREYKLIRDGADTNDPQKAAAAKAAAHDLGGKIIGLSIVLASAVYNSVNLLDLVVWGIIGTLFQVLVFYLFELVTPFRVVSEIPKGNVSVGIFASRLSVATGLLMAALISY; the protein is encoded by the coding sequence ATGTTTACACAGTGGCCGAATATCATGAATTTCTTGATGTATCTGGGAGTTACCTTGCCCATTCTGGCTTTGGGCATCTTTGTTTTTATGATCACCACTCCCTACAGAGAATATAAGTTGATTCGCGATGGAGCGGACACCAATGATCCGCAAAAAGCCGCTGCAGCCAAAGCGGCAGCCCACGATCTGGGCGGAAAAATAATCGGTCTGTCCATTGTCCTCGCCTCTGCCGTCTATAATTCCGTTAATTTGCTTGACCTTGTAGTTTGGGGAATTATTGGTACGTTGTTCCAGGTGCTCGTATTCTATCTGTTTGAATTGGTTACCCCGTTTCGTGTGGTCTCCGAAATTCCCAAAGGAAACGTGTCGGTGGGAATCTTCGCATCGAGGCTTAGTGTGGCAACGGGACTGCTGATGGCAGCCCTAATCAGTTACTAA
- a CDS encoding alpha/beta fold hydrolase: MKEVTSTCIKTGTYETCLYRAGMGNSEAILFIHGSGPGATAWSNWQYALPYFSEKGFDCVAPDLIGFGMSEHPSQLPNGIRSWMRLWVDQLKHLLDELEIERTHLVGNSLGGAIALHLLAEASERINRVVLMGPAGAPFRLTPELDRIWGFYEDPSAEAMSQIIRWFAYDESFIADQLDKISKMRFEAAMDPAVRRSFEAMFPQPRQRIVDDLVLPGATLRRIQQQVLLVHGLNDPIVPVETSYFLAQHLPRVKMMIYGQCSHWTQVEHRDSFHSLLVNFFNSTV, from the coding sequence ATGAAAGAGGTGACGAGCACTTGTATCAAAACCGGTACTTATGAGACTTGTCTCTACCGTGCCGGTATGGGAAACAGTGAAGCGATTCTCTTTATTCATGGTTCTGGTCCAGGCGCAACGGCTTGGTCAAACTGGCAGTATGCTTTGCCTTATTTCAGTGAAAAGGGATTTGATTGTGTAGCACCAGACTTGATCGGTTTCGGGATGTCCGAGCACCCTTCGCAGCTGCCGAATGGCATACGATCTTGGATGAGGTTGTGGGTTGATCAGCTGAAACATCTTCTCGATGAATTAGAGATTGAGCGAACCCATTTGGTAGGCAATTCCTTGGGCGGGGCAATTGCTCTTCATTTGTTGGCAGAGGCGTCCGAACGAATAAACCGTGTTGTGTTGATGGGTCCGGCGGGTGCTCCATTTCGATTAACTCCTGAGCTTGACCGTATCTGGGGATTTTATGAGGATCCTTCCGCAGAAGCGATGTCGCAAATCATTCGCTGGTTTGCTTATGACGAAAGTTTCATAGCAGATCAACTTGACAAAATTAGTAAGATGCGCTTTGAGGCAGCAATGGACCCAGCTGTGCGGCGTTCATTCGAAGCAATGTTTCCTCAACCTCGCCAGCGGATTGTAGATGATCTCGTTCTACCCGGCGCAACTCTGCGTCGCATCCAACAACAAGTTTTACTGGTCCATGGGTTAAATGATCCGATTGTCCCTGTTGAAACCAGTTATTTTCTTGCACAACACCTCCCGCGGGTAAAAATGATGATTTACGGCCAGTGCAGTCACTGGACGCAAGTTGAGCACCGGGATAGTTTTCACTCCTTGCTTGTTAATTTTTTCAACAGTACAGTTTGA
- a CDS encoding ZIP family metal transporter produces the protein MQGVIIGSMLSALATGAGALPVLFFRDVTHRWRDILLALTAGIMVAASTFSLIPPALEVSNLVVVCFGVLLGTFVLMLLERAVPHIDLEHTRMNISMDTQSTLILAAITLHNLPEGLSVGVSYGSEQTGLGGLIALAIGFQNAPEGFLVALFAFSFIVGLLIMISLIEVFSLCSYNYLLGSTIMERKNLSGIEICR, from the coding sequence ATGCAAGGAGTAATTATCGGAAGTATGTTATCTGCTTTGGCAACGGGTGCCGGTGCTTTGCCCGTTCTTTTTTTCCGGGATGTCACCCATCGTTGGCGGGACATTCTTCTGGCTTTGACAGCCGGAATCATGGTGGCCGCGTCCACTTTCAGCCTGATTCCGCCTGCTTTGGAGGTTTCCAATTTGGTTGTTGTTTGCTTCGGTGTGCTTCTGGGAACTTTCGTCCTGATGTTGCTCGAGAGAGCCGTACCCCATATTGACCTGGAACACACCCGTATGAACATTTCGATGGACACCCAGTCCACTTTAATTCTTGCCGCCATAACACTGCACAATCTGCCGGAAGGGTTGTCTGTCGGGGTCAGTTACGGAAGCGAACAGACGGGACTGGGCGGGCTGATTGCTTTGGCCATCGGATTTCAGAATGCACCTGAAGGATTTCTGGTGGCGCTGTTCGCTTTCTCCTTTATTGTGGGACTCCTGATCATGATTAGCCTGATAGAAGTATTCAGTTTGTGTTCATACAATTATTTGCTTGGATCGACTATAATGGAAAGGAAAAACCTTTCAGGCATCGAAATATGCAGATAG
- a CDS encoding CDGSH iron-sulfur domain-containing protein, giving the protein MKLAEIKILDNGPLVASGVTLVDGEGKQLETKDQVYLCRCGLSGNKPFCDGSHKGKFESNVRA; this is encoded by the coding sequence ATAAAATTGGCTGAAATTAAAATCTTGGATAACGGTCCTTTAGTCGCTAGCGGGGTAACTTTAGTTGATGGAGAAGGTAAGCAATTAGAAACAAAAGACCAAGTTTATCTCTGTCGTTGCGGTCTTTCAGGAAACAAGCCGTTTTGTGATGGATCACACAAAGGCAAATTTGAAAGTAATGTAAGAGCTTAA